A genomic segment from Nodosilinea sp. FACHB-141 encodes:
- the ssuE gene encoding NADPH-dependent FMN reductase, with the protein MTKVVAIAGSPSHPSRSYAVLEEAQKILKTQGVELEILLVRDLPAEDLLHARFDSTAISAASAQVAAADAVIISTPVYKAAYTGILKAFLDLLPQKVLVGKPVLPIATGGTLAHLLAIDYALNPVLGVLGATHILQGVYLVDTQFQRLETGGIEFHDPDLEARLRSSLEGLVRSLPAVLTAV; encoded by the coding sequence ATGACAAAAGTTGTTGCGATCGCCGGTAGCCCCTCCCATCCCTCCCGCTCCTACGCGGTGCTGGAAGAGGCGCAGAAAATTTTGAAAACCCAGGGGGTTGAGCTAGAGATTCTGCTGGTGCGCGATCTGCCCGCCGAAGATTTGCTCCACGCCAGGTTTGACAGTACGGCGATCAGTGCGGCATCGGCCCAGGTTGCTGCCGCCGATGCGGTGATTATTTCTACCCCCGTTTACAAAGCGGCTTACACCGGCATTCTCAAAGCCTTTCTCGACCTGCTGCCTCAAAAGGTGCTGGTGGGCAAGCCGGTTTTGCCGATCGCCACTGGAGGAACTTTGGCGCATTTGCTGGCGATCGACTACGCCCTCAACCCGGTGCTGGGGGTGCTCGGCGCTACCCACATTCTCCAGGGCGTGTATCTAGTCGATACGCAATTTCAGCGGCTAGAGACGGGCGGCATTGAGTTTCACGACCCCGATTTGGAAGCGCGCCTGCGGAGTTCGCTAGAGGGATTGGTGCGATCGCTCCCCGCCGTGCTCACGGCCGTCTAG
- a CDS encoding ABC transporter ATP-binding protein yields the protein MLYIENVHKQFDNGLLALEGIDLAIKPGEVVSLVGTSGCGKSTLLRIVAGLDFPTLGAALIDGEVITAPHPKVGLIFQEARLMPWLTVAENIQFGLKDLPRLEQQWRTAQVLQKVHLTNFAEALPRQLSGGMAQRVAIARALVTQPNLLLLDEPFSALDAFTRTQLQDHLLDIWAEDHPTLLLVTHDVEEALVLSDRIIVLRPHPGRIHRELVVDLPRPRRRTSLEFQRLKEQLIGDLDLTPELDLVEL from the coding sequence ATGCTTTACATCGAGAACGTCCACAAGCAATTCGACAACGGCCTACTGGCCCTAGAGGGCATTGATCTGGCGATCAAACCGGGGGAAGTGGTCAGCCTGGTGGGCACCAGTGGGTGCGGCAAGAGCACGCTGCTGCGTATTGTTGCGGGGCTAGATTTTCCCACCCTGGGGGCGGCGTTGATCGACGGGGAGGTCATTACCGCTCCGCACCCAAAGGTGGGGCTGATTTTTCAAGAGGCTCGGCTGATGCCCTGGCTGACGGTGGCCGAGAATATTCAGTTTGGCCTCAAAGATTTGCCCCGGCTAGAGCAACAGTGGCGCACCGCGCAGGTGTTGCAGAAAGTACATCTAACCAATTTTGCCGAGGCCCTGCCGCGACAGCTTTCGGGAGGGATGGCGCAGCGGGTGGCGATCGCCCGCGCCCTGGTCACCCAGCCCAACCTGCTGCTGCTCGATGAGCCCTTCAGCGCCCTCGATGCCTTTACCCGCACCCAGCTGCAAGACCACCTGCTGGATATTTGGGCTGAAGACCATCCCACTCTGCTGCTGGTCACCCACGATGTTGAGGAGGCGCTGGTGCTGAGCGATCGCATCATCGTGCTGCGGCCGCACCCAGGCCGCATTCACCGCGAGCTGGTGGTGGATTTGCCCCGCCCCCGTCGCCGCACCAGTCTCGAGTTTCAGCGGTTAAAGGAGCAGCTGATTGGTGATCTCGATCTGACGCCAGAGCTGGATTTGGTGGAGCTGTGA
- a CDS encoding ABC transporter permease has product MSSLSLRRPTKQRLAIPRSLQGWLLPIALVVAWELLSRLGLVAPNLLPAPTTVLQTILTMARSGELLRHVGITLYRVVLGFGIGTLVATVLGALTGYSRTAHAYLDPLLQALRNIPSIAWVPLFILWLGIYESSKVTLIAVGVFFPVYLNLMSGIQGVDRKLVEVGKIYRLSQLQLVRRVFLPATLPAYLVGLRNGLGLGWMFVVAAELMGASQGLGYLLIDGQTTGRPAVIIASIVLFALLGKLTDSGLSAISQRLLYWQDSYGARG; this is encoded by the coding sequence ATGTCCTCCCTCTCCCTCCGTCGCCCGACCAAACAGCGCCTCGCCATTCCTCGCTCTCTCCAGGGCTGGCTACTGCCGATCGCACTGGTAGTCGCTTGGGAACTGCTCTCTCGGCTCGGGCTAGTAGCCCCCAATCTGCTGCCTGCCCCCACGACGGTGTTGCAGACCATTTTGACGATGGCCCGCAGCGGCGAGCTGTTGCGTCACGTGGGCATTACCCTTTACCGAGTCGTGCTCGGGTTTGGCATTGGCACCCTGGTGGCGACGGTGCTGGGGGCACTGACGGGCTACTCCCGCACGGCCCATGCCTATTTAGACCCGCTGTTGCAGGCCCTGCGCAACATCCCCTCGATCGCCTGGGTGCCGCTGTTTATTCTCTGGCTGGGCATTTATGAAAGCTCGAAGGTGACGCTGATTGCGGTGGGGGTGTTCTTCCCGGTTTACCTCAACCTGATGAGCGGCATTCAGGGAGTCGATCGCAAGTTGGTAGAGGTCGGCAAAATCTATCGCCTCAGCCAGCTCCAGCTCGTGCGCCGGGTATTCCTCCCCGCTACGCTGCCAGCTTACTTAGTCGGGCTCCGCAATGGTTTAGGGCTGGGCTGGATGTTTGTGGTCGCCGCCGAACTCATGGGAGCCAGCCAGGGACTGGGCTACCTGCTGATCGACGGCCAAACCACCGGCCGTCCCGCCGTGATCATCGCCAGCATTGTGCTGTTTGCGCTGCTAGGAAAACTCACCGATTCAGGACTGTCGGCGATCAGTCAGCGCCTGCTGTACTGGCAGGACTCCTATGGAGCAAGAGGATGA
- a CDS encoding ABC transporter ATP-binding protein translates to MAFSSRTTSPVTTQSPSLSQDVVVALRDINLHFGHGAQRVEALQNINLDLIAGDFVCVLGSSGCGKTSLLRVLAGYQPPTAGAVYIGGKSHSAPTAEVGVVFQRPNLLPWLSIADNVGFGPKMQGEPDFTLRQRVAYYLDLVGLTEASQRLPHQLSGGMQQRAAIARTLAATPRVVLMDEPFGALDALTRELMQMHLHKIWQQTQKTIFFITHDVEEAMILATRIVVMHAHPGRIVQQISNPFRDVLKSMSISDLRTMPEFIRLRQRLVSAIHSVEGG, encoded by the coding sequence ATGGCGTTTTCTAGCCGCACCACCAGCCCAGTTACTACTCAAAGCCCGTCTTTGTCTCAAGATGTCGTCGTGGCCCTACGGGATATTAACCTGCATTTTGGTCATGGGGCTCAGCGGGTCGAGGCCCTGCAAAACATTAACCTCGACCTCATTGCCGGGGATTTTGTCTGCGTGCTGGGGTCATCGGGCTGCGGCAAAACTTCGCTGCTGCGGGTGCTGGCGGGCTATCAGCCCCCCACTGCCGGGGCGGTTTATATTGGCGGCAAATCTCACAGCGCCCCCACTGCCGAAGTGGGAGTTGTGTTTCAGCGACCCAACCTGCTGCCCTGGCTCTCCATTGCCGACAACGTGGGCTTTGGCCCTAAAATGCAGGGCGAACCCGACTTCACTCTCAGACAGCGAGTTGCATACTATCTTGACTTGGTGGGACTCACCGAGGCCAGCCAGCGTCTGCCCCATCAGCTCTCTGGAGGTATGCAGCAGCGAGCCGCGATCGCCCGCACCCTAGCCGCTACTCCCCGAGTTGTGCTTATGGATGAGCCCTTCGGTGCCCTCGACGCCCTCACCCGCGAATTGATGCAGATGCACCTGCACAAAATCTGGCAGCAGACTCAAAAAACCATCTTTTTCATCACCCACGATGTCGAAGAAGCCATGATTTTGGCCACCCGCATCGTCGTAATGCATGCTCACCCCGGCCGTATCGTCCAGCAAATTTCCAACCCCTTCCGCGACGTGCTCAAATCCATGAGCATTAGCGACTTGCGCACCATGCCGGAGTTTATCCGCCTACGGCAGCGACTCGTGTCGGCGATTCACTCGGTGGAAGGAGGGTAG
- a CDS encoding ABC transporter substrate-binding protein: protein MPLRRRHFLYGLAGVSLPLIAASCAPTTTTPTDSAADSANAEGSSGVAAPATIRIGYQVIPNAELLAKALGLTEKAFPNSKVQYSSFDSGRDVNTAFAANGIDFGLAGSVPVAVGISQGLPYEVYFIHDVIGDAEALAVRDGIASTKDLAGKKVAVPFGSTTHFSLLALLGQDGVDSASLTLLDLQPQDLVAAWQRGDIDAAYVWEPHLTRLVSDGGQILTTSADLADRGVLTADVGLVHKDFAQNHTDALRQYIAVLDEAVEFYRANPDEAAEALAKELGLTPEESLASSKGIIWLTSAEQADAKFLGTPDQPGDFADVLKDSAEFLVKQKAIDRAADITTFQQHLRNDTLKS, encoded by the coding sequence ATGCCCCTCAGACGACGCCATTTTCTCTACGGCTTAGCCGGTGTCAGCCTGCCGCTGATTGCGGCAAGCTGCGCGCCCACCACTACCACTCCGACTGATAGCGCCGCTGATTCGGCGAATGCTGAGGGTAGCTCCGGCGTCGCGGCTCCGGCAACAATTCGCATCGGTTACCAGGTAATTCCCAACGCTGAGCTGTTAGCCAAGGCCCTGGGCTTGACCGAAAAAGCCTTTCCCAACAGCAAGGTTCAGTACTCCAGCTTTGACTCGGGGCGGGATGTCAACACCGCCTTTGCCGCTAACGGCATTGATTTTGGGCTGGCGGGGTCGGTGCCTGTGGCCGTCGGCATTTCCCAGGGGTTGCCCTATGAGGTGTATTTCATTCACGACGTGATCGGCGATGCCGAGGCGCTAGCGGTGCGCGACGGCATCGCCAGCACAAAGGATTTGGCGGGCAAGAAGGTGGCGGTACCCTTTGGCTCTACCACCCACTTCAGCCTGCTGGCTCTGCTGGGGCAAGACGGCGTTGACTCAGCCAGTCTCACGCTGCTCGACCTGCAGCCCCAGGATTTGGTGGCTGCTTGGCAGCGGGGCGATATTGATGCCGCCTACGTGTGGGAGCCTCACCTCACCCGACTGGTCAGCGATGGCGGCCAGATTCTTACGACCTCTGCAGATTTGGCCGATCGCGGCGTACTCACCGCCGACGTGGGCCTAGTGCACAAAGACTTTGCCCAAAACCATACCGATGCGCTGCGCCAGTACATCGCCGTGCTGGATGAAGCGGTGGAGTTTTATCGCGCCAACCCTGATGAAGCGGCTGAGGCCCTAGCCAAAGAGTTGGGTTTGACGCCAGAAGAATCGCTGGCCAGCTCTAAGGGCATCATCTGGCTCACTTCCGCAGAGCAGGCTGACGCGAAGTTTTTGGGCACTCCCGACCAGCCTGGTGACTTTGCCGATGTGCTGAAAGATTCTGCCGAATTTTTGGTGAAGCAAAAAGCGATTGATCGGGCCGCCGATATCACTACCTTTCAGCAACACCTGCGCAACGACACCCTCAAGTCTTAA
- a CDS encoding ABC transporter permease, producing MISPASPTSITSARPIRRRWLAGDGWISLASVATVLGLWWVASHAGWVSPLFLPTPEAVLKAFVDIVVNGYKGVPLLFHIWESLYRLGVALVLAVLIAVPLGMACGAFDKLRAVVEPLIEFYRPLPPLAYYTLLVIWLGIENASKIALLFLAAFAPLFIAAVAGVQRVPRDRILGSQSLGANRWQIFRYVIFPSVLPDLFTGLRTAIGFAYTTLVAAEMVAAVSGIGWMVLDASKFLRSDVIFVGIFIMGGIAVALDWLLRWVMRSHLTWVGRE from the coding sequence ATGATTTCTCCCGCCTCCCCAACCTCAATCACCTCAGCCCGCCCCATTCGGCGGCGGTGGTTGGCTGGTGACGGCTGGATTTCTCTGGCCTCGGTGGCAACGGTGCTGGGGTTGTGGTGGGTGGCGAGCCACGCAGGCTGGGTGAGTCCGTTATTTTTGCCGACCCCAGAGGCAGTGTTGAAAGCCTTTGTGGACATTGTGGTGAATGGCTACAAAGGCGTGCCGCTGCTCTTTCACATTTGGGAAAGCCTCTATCGGTTGGGGGTAGCGCTGGTTTTGGCGGTGCTGATTGCGGTGCCGTTGGGTATGGCCTGCGGAGCCTTTGACAAACTGCGAGCCGTAGTTGAGCCGCTGATCGAGTTCTATCGCCCCCTGCCGCCCCTGGCCTACTACACCCTGCTGGTAATCTGGCTGGGCATTGAGAATGCCTCGAAGATTGCTCTGCTCTTTTTAGCGGCCTTTGCACCACTATTTATTGCGGCGGTGGCGGGGGTGCAGCGGGTGCCCCGCGATCGCATTCTCGGCTCCCAATCTTTGGGGGCCAACCGCTGGCAAATCTTTCGCTATGTGATCTTTCCCTCGGTGCTGCCAGATCTATTCACTGGGCTACGCACCGCGATCGGCTTTGCCTACACCACCCTGGTCGCCGCCGAAATGGTCGCCGCCGTCTCCGGCATCGGCTGGATGGTGCTCGACGCCAGCAAATTCCTGCGCAGCGATGTCATCTTTGTCGGCATTTTCATCATGGGCGGCATCGCCGTGGCGTTGGACTGGCTGCTGCGCTGGGTGATGCGATCGCACCTGACCTGGGTGGGTAGGGAGTAG
- a CDS encoding aliphatic sulfonate ABC transporter substrate-binding protein, translated as MLAITTAFCIAVLNGCAQPSPSSNATSSGATAAAAPSAVRIDFAYYNPVSLVLKAKGWLEEDLAKDNVNVEWVQSQGSNKALELLNSRSIDFGSTAGAAALLGKANGNPIKSVYIYSKPEWTALVTRPDTGISKVEDLKGKKVAATKGTDPHIFLLRALDQVGLSESDLEVVQLQHADGRTALERGDVDAWAGLDPHMAKTELEQGSKLFFRNPDLNTYGFLNVREEFANTHPAYVERVLAAYEKARQWSLENPAELELILAEAAGLEKNVAAKQLERTDLSNSVIGTVHKDTIAAAGDVLKKSGVVPANTDVNAVVDSLVDPQFIEKVAAR; from the coding sequence ATGTTAGCCATCACTACCGCCTTTTGCATAGCGGTGCTGAACGGTTGCGCCCAACCCTCTCCCAGCAGCAACGCCACTAGTTCAGGGGCTACCGCTGCCGCAGCGCCCAGCGCGGTGCGAATCGATTTTGCCTACTACAACCCCGTTAGCCTAGTGCTCAAAGCCAAAGGCTGGCTAGAAGAAGACCTGGCCAAAGACAACGTCAACGTGGAATGGGTGCAAAGCCAGGGCAGCAACAAAGCCCTAGAACTGCTCAACAGCCGCAGCATTGACTTTGGCTCTACCGCCGGGGCCGCTGCTCTGCTGGGCAAAGCCAACGGCAACCCGATCAAGTCGGTCTACATCTACTCCAAACCTGAGTGGACGGCCCTGGTCACCCGCCCCGACACCGGCATCAGCAAAGTCGAAGACCTGAAAGGCAAAAAGGTCGCCGCCACCAAGGGCACCGACCCCCACATTTTCTTGCTGCGCGCCCTCGACCAAGTCGGGCTCTCTGAAAGCGATCTCGAAGTCGTGCAGCTGCAGCACGCCGATGGCAGAACAGCCCTAGAGCGCGGCGATGTCGATGCCTGGGCTGGCCTTGACCCCCACATGGCCAAAACCGAGCTAGAGCAGGGGTCTAAACTCTTCTTCCGCAACCCCGACCTCAACACCTACGGCTTTCTCAACGTGCGAGAAGAGTTTGCCAACACCCACCCCGCCTACGTAGAGCGCGTGCTAGCCGCCTACGAAAAAGCCCGGCAGTGGTCCCTCGAAAACCCGGCAGAACTCGAATTGATTCTGGCCGAAGCAGCAGGGCTCGAGAAAAATGTGGCCGCCAAACAGCTTGAGCGCACCGACCTGTCAAATAGCGTGATTGGCACCGTCCACAAAGACACTATCGCCGCCGCCGGAGACGTGCTGAAAAAGAGCGGTGTAGTGCCCGCTAACACCGACGTGAACGCCGTCGTAGATTCTCTAGTCGATCCGCAATTTATCGAAAAAGTCGCAGCCCGGTAG
- a CDS encoding peroxidase-related enzyme (This protein belongs to a clade of uncharacterized proteins related to peroxidases such as the alkylhydroperoxidase AhpD.): protein MTQSLTPPAPTLSSANPTSWLNVPDEASLPADIQAIFADQRKKLGLVHPYFKGFSLIPEHLRLWFNYYRELMYGEGELSAKEREIIAVVSSATNHCQSCVTTHKAALREVTGDAAFADDLVTNRENLELTPREQALADFAVLISQLARDLDPSELEPLRAVGLSDRAILEAAEIAAQFGLSNRLTKAFGWQVGPEYDQLFR from the coding sequence ATGACTCAATCCCTCACTCCACCCGCCCCAACCCTGTCCTCAGCTAACCCCACCTCCTGGCTGAACGTGCCTGATGAGGCCAGCTTGCCCGCCGATATTCAGGCCATCTTCGCCGATCAGCGGAAAAAGCTTGGCCTGGTGCATCCCTACTTCAAAGGGTTTTCGCTGATTCCTGAGCACCTGCGGCTGTGGTTCAACTACTACCGCGAGCTGATGTATGGCGAAGGCGAACTCTCTGCCAAAGAGCGCGAAATTATTGCCGTCGTTTCTTCCGCCACCAACCACTGTCAATCTTGCGTCACCACCCACAAAGCGGCGCTGCGAGAAGTGACCGGCGATGCCGCCTTTGCCGATGACCTGGTGACCAATCGCGAAAATCTGGAGCTGACCCCGCGCGAGCAAGCCCTGGCTGACTTTGCGGTGCTAATCAGTCAGCTCGCCCGCGACCTAGATCCATCAGAGCTAGAGCCATTAAGGGCGGTCGGATTGAGCGATCGCGCCATCCTCGAAGCCGCTGAAATTGCCGCCCAGTTTGGCCTTTCTAACCGACTCACCAAAGCCTTCGGTTGGCAAGTCGGCCCCGAGTACGACCAACTCTTCCGCTAG
- a CDS encoding acyl-CoA dehydrogenase family protein, with product MSGRVDELVACAPAYPSTPYPSTPYPSTPYPSTPYPLTPMPVLERLDQSSILATAATLAQELAASAVERDRTAGIPTLEVSRLRDLGLLSLVVPQEYGGAGADLVTLYQVVKELAKADGSIGQLYVNHIGLVTLAHSLGTVAQKERDYRGTAQHQWFWGNAINTRDERLKLTPDGEGFRLNGEKGFGTGIPAADRWVFSAVQDGVELPLFLAIPSDREGVTIQDDWDNVGQRRTASNSLSFNNVWVAPDEIYGPAPDPEGAFATLPGPVAQLGKTHVYLGIAEAALQAARQYTQAKSRPWITSGVSGITLDPYVLHHYGDLWVQLEAANQLAASVAPLVQAAWDKGDALTHEERGEVAVRVGAAKAFASKVGLEIANRIFEVTGSRATATAYGFDRYWRDLRTFTLHDPADYKLRDTGNWFLNGVYPTPTQYS from the coding sequence ATGAGTGGACGGGTGGATGAGTTAGTTGCTTGCGCACCCGCCTACCCATCTACCCCCTACCCATCCACTCCCTACCCATCCACTCCCTACCCATCCACCCCCTACCCCCTCACCCCCATGCCCGTCCTCGAACGTCTCGACCAATCCAGCATTCTCGCCACCGCTGCGACCCTGGCTCAGGAGCTAGCGGCTAGTGCGGTGGAGCGCGATCGCACCGCCGGCATCCCTACGTTAGAAGTGTCTCGCCTGCGAGACCTCGGCCTGTTGTCCCTCGTTGTGCCCCAGGAATACGGCGGGGCCGGAGCCGATTTAGTCACCCTATATCAGGTGGTCAAAGAACTTGCTAAAGCCGATGGCTCCATTGGCCAGCTCTACGTCAACCACATCGGCCTCGTCACCCTGGCCCATTCCCTCGGCACCGTGGCGCAAAAAGAGCGCGACTATCGCGGCACCGCCCAGCACCAGTGGTTTTGGGGCAACGCCATCAACACCCGCGACGAGCGGCTCAAGCTTACCCCCGACGGCGAGGGCTTTCGGCTGAATGGCGAAAAGGGGTTTGGTACCGGCATTCCTGCCGCCGATCGCTGGGTGTTTTCGGCGGTGCAAGACGGCGTTGAGCTGCCCTTGTTTTTGGCAATTCCGAGCGATCGCGAGGGCGTCACCATCCAGGACGACTGGGACAATGTTGGCCAGCGCCGCACCGCCAGCAACAGCCTCAGCTTCAATAACGTGTGGGTGGCACCCGACGAAATCTATGGCCCCGCCCCCGATCCTGAAGGGGCCTTTGCCACCCTGCCCGGCCCCGTGGCCCAGCTTGGCAAAACCCACGTCTACCTGGGCATTGCCGAAGCCGCGCTCCAGGCCGCCCGCCAATATACCCAAGCCAAAAGCCGACCCTGGATCACCTCTGGGGTCAGCGGCATCACCCTCGACCCCTACGTGCTACACCACTACGGCGATCTGTGGGTGCAACTAGAGGCCGCCAACCAACTGGCCGCTAGCGTGGCCCCACTGGTCCAGGCCGCCTGGGACAAAGGCGATGCCCTCACCCACGAGGAGCGGGGAGAAGTGGCGGTGCGGGTCGGAGCCGCCAAAGCCTTCGCCAGCAAAGTAGGGCTAGAAATTGCCAATCGCATTTTTGAAGTCACCGGCAGCCGCGCCACCGCCACCGCATACGGGTTCGATCGCTACTGGCGCGACCTGCGCACCTTCACCCTCCACGACCCCGCCGACTACAAGCTGCGCGACACCGGCAACTGGTTCCTCAACGGCGTCTACCCCACCCCCACCCAATATTCCTAA
- the ssuD gene encoding FMNH2-dependent alkanesulfonate monooxygenase: MSLDIHWFIPTHGDGRYLGTAVGGRAITADYLRQLAGAIDQLGYAGALLPTGKSCEDAWITAASLIAATKRMKFLVAIRPGISSPGMAARMAATFDRISNGRLLVNVVTGGDPYELAGDGLHLDKQQRYELTDEFLEVWRGVMQQEVVDFEGQHLTVKGAKLLFPPVQDPYPPLYFGGSSPIAKEIAAKHVDLYLTWGEPPAQVAEKIAEVRQLAEAHGRTLRFGIRLHVIVRETTSQAWDAANDLIRYLDDDTIAAAQKALAHADSEGQRRMVALHGGRRDSLEISPNLWAGVGLVRGGAGTALVGDPDTVAQRMQEYINLGIDTFIFSGYPHLEEAYRFAELVFPKLPLENLPTAAPSRYVSPLGEIMANDKVPAPAS; this comes from the coding sequence ATGAGCCTCGACATTCACTGGTTTATACCGACCCACGGCGACGGCCGCTATCTGGGCACCGCTGTAGGGGGGCGCGCCATCACCGCCGACTATCTACGGCAGCTGGCGGGTGCGATCGATCAGCTGGGCTACGCTGGGGCGCTGCTGCCCACCGGCAAATCCTGCGAAGACGCCTGGATCACCGCCGCCTCATTGATCGCAGCCACCAAGCGCATGAAGTTCCTAGTGGCGATTCGTCCCGGCATTTCTTCTCCCGGCATGGCGGCCCGCATGGCAGCGACCTTCGATCGCATCTCCAATGGCCGACTGTTGGTCAACGTTGTCACTGGCGGCGACCCCTACGAGCTGGCAGGCGACGGCTTGCACCTCGACAAGCAACAGCGCTACGAACTCACCGACGAGTTTCTCGAAGTCTGGCGCGGCGTCATGCAGCAGGAAGTCGTGGATTTTGAGGGCCAGCACCTGACAGTGAAAGGCGCAAAGCTGCTGTTTCCCCCCGTGCAAGACCCCTACCCACCACTGTATTTTGGCGGTTCTTCGCCGATCGCAAAAGAAATTGCCGCCAAGCACGTAGACCTGTACCTCACCTGGGGCGAACCCCCCGCCCAAGTCGCCGAAAAGATTGCCGAAGTGCGCCAGCTGGCTGAAGCCCACGGGCGCACCCTGCGCTTCGGCATTCGCCTTCACGTCATCGTACGCGAAACCACTTCCCAAGCCTGGGATGCCGCCAACGACCTGATTCGCTATCTAGATGACGACACCATCGCCGCCGCTCAAAAGGCCCTAGCCCACGCCGACTCCGAAGGCCAGCGCCGCATGGTCGCCCTCCACGGCGGCCGCCGCGACAGCCTCGAGATTAGCCCAAATCTCTGGGCCGGCGTCGGCCTGGTGCGCGGCGGCGCCGGCACCGCCCTAGTCGGCGACCCCGACACCGTCGCCCAACGCATGCAGGAATACATCAACCTCGGCATCGACACCTTTATCTTCTCCGGCTACCCCCACCTCGAAGAAGCCTACCGCTTCGCCGAACTCGTATTTCCCAAACTGCCCCTGGAGAACCTGCCCACGGCAGCCCCCAGCCGCTACGTCAGCCCCCTTGGCGAGATTATGGCCAACGATAAGGTACCTGCTCCAGCGAGTTAG
- a CDS encoding sulfonate ABC transporter substrate-binding protein, whose protein sequence is MNFEKTEFEKSLQIAPRYNHSHSQAQTSALWGSTSRRRFLRRGGMFLGGMALAGAVGACSSESAPLAETGATQASAGGAAPAATKQLRVGYQKSSTVLNLLKNQKLLEKRFEAEAFPITWNEFAAGPQMLEALNVGSIDVAYTGETPPIFAQAADAPLVYVAWEDVGSLAEAILVQKDSPIKSVAELKGKKVALNKGSNVHYLLVKALEEAGLQYSDVETAYLPPGDARSAFEQNSVDAWVIWDPFQGAAEKQLGARTLRDGKGIARNRGFYLATKSFADSQPDVLKAVLEEAETISTFAKENPAEVSKFLSNELGIPTDVLDLVESRRGYGIQPITDEVVTYQQDIADTFYELQLIPKEIDVSTVIWNG, encoded by the coding sequence ATGAATTTTGAAAAGACGGAGTTTGAAAAGTCTTTGCAGATTGCGCCTCGCTATAACCACTCCCATAGCCAGGCCCAAACCTCAGCGTTGTGGGGGTCAACCTCTCGCCGCCGGTTTCTGCGCCGAGGTGGCATGTTCTTGGGGGGCATGGCCTTGGCCGGGGCCGTAGGGGCCTGCAGCAGCGAGTCTGCGCCTCTAGCCGAGACCGGCGCGACCCAGGCCAGTGCAGGTGGTGCCGCCCCCGCTGCCACTAAGCAGTTGCGGGTGGGCTACCAAAAGTCATCCACCGTGCTGAATCTGCTCAAGAACCAAAAACTCCTCGAAAAGCGCTTTGAGGCCGAGGCTTTCCCCATCACCTGGAATGAGTTTGCCGCTGGTCCTCAAATGCTCGAAGCCCTCAACGTGGGCAGCATCGACGTTGCCTACACGGGCGAAACCCCGCCGATCTTTGCCCAAGCCGCCGATGCTCCCCTGGTCTACGTCGCCTGGGAAGACGTTGGTTCGCTTGCCGAAGCCATCCTTGTGCAGAAAGATTCGCCCATTAAGAGCGTCGCCGAGCTAAAGGGTAAAAAAGTTGCCCTCAACAAGGGTTCCAACGTCCACTATCTGCTGGTCAAAGCCCTAGAAGAAGCGGGTTTGCAGTACAGCGACGTCGAGACTGCCTACCTGCCCCCCGGCGATGCCCGCTCGGCTTTCGAGCAAAATAGCGTCGATGCCTGGGTGATCTGGGATCCCTTCCAGGGAGCAGCAGAAAAGCAGCTGGGAGCCAGAACGCTGCGCGACGGCAAAGGTATCGCCCGCAACCGAGGCTTCTATCTCGCCACCAAATCTTTTGCCGATAGCCAGCCCGACGTGCTTAAAGCGGTTTTAGAAGAGGCTGAAACCATCAGCACCTTTGCCAAAGAAAACCCGGCCGAGGTCTCCAAATTTTTGTCCAACGAGCTGGGCATTCCTACCGACGTGCTGGATCTGGTGGAAAGTCGGCGCGGCTACGGCATTCAGCCCATCACCGACGAGGTGGTGACCTACCAGCAAGATATTGCCGACACCTTCTACGAGCTACAGCTGATTCCCAAAGAAATTGATGTCTCCACCGTCATTTGGAACGGCTAG